AATCCAAACACAAGAGATCTTTCCGCGCAGTATTGATAATTATGCTCCCATCAGAAAAAACTGTCGTTTCACATCCATCAAAATTAAGCTTTTTGCGTTGCCGGTAGAGGCTTTCTGTGGGCATCTTTTGAAATCCTTCTTTGAGGATTGGGCAAACTCAATACGATTGCACAGAAAAATATTGGTAAAAAGGCGATTGAGACCAGTGAAAACCAGATTCCATAAAGATCGGCTATCCTTCCTATAACTGGGGCGGCTCCACCTCCAATCGCAACAGCAACACCGAGAGTCACACCTGATGACAGCCCGACACGATTGGGGAGATAGTTTTGACCCAATACGATTGACGGACTGTAAGTCCCATAGAGCATTAATCCGATAGGGATCAATAACAGCATTGCTACCTGTGCGGTGTTCGTCATAATTAACATCGGCAGCAATAACGTCAGGCCGAAAAATCCAAGCAACATCACTTTTTTTTGTCCTATTCGGTCGGCCAAATTGCCGCCTAACAGATTGCCCAGTATCCCGGAGCCTGCAAAAATGGTCAGTGCCATGGCTCCTGCTGCTTTTGACTGATTCAAGGCATTGATCCAATAGATCGGAATAAAGGTATTTAAACCGTAAAAAATAATCGAACGCCCGATGATGGTAATGGTTAGCCGTGAAAATGCACCCCAGTTATCTTTGAAATCCTCAGTGTCCGATACACTCCGGTCCCGGCTTCTCCTTGTTTCCAGAGATTCAAATGCTGAAAATTGACTTGCCATAACTAAAGCCATTATGGAGACAGGTACGATAAGGACCAAGGTTCCTTTTAATCCCCACTGAAGCAGGGCTGTGGTTACTATCACTGGACCGATGGCAAAACCTATGGTGCCTCCGACGCCAAAAAGGCTCATGGCGGTTCCCTTCCTGGTTCCGGCTGCAAAATTGACCAGTCGCGCCGCCTCCGGGTGGTATGCTGCAATGCCTATCCCACTGACGATAGCCAGGAACATGATCCAGTGGTAACTCTGAAACATTCCGCATAAAGCAAGACCCATGCCTGCCAGTATCAGACCTACAGATAATAGCCATGGTTTGGAAAATCGATCTGCTGCATGACCAAACAGTGGCTGGACGATACTTGATGTCATGTTAGCGGCAAACACGATCCCTGCTGCGGCTGCATAGGAAAGATCATATGCCGCAATAAAAAACGGAAGCATGGCGGGTAATGCGCCCTGGTTAATGTCGGTGACCAAATGTCCGACAGATA
This genomic stretch from Thermodesulfobacteriota bacterium harbors:
- a CDS encoding MFS transporter; protein product: MKYRPIGVLSVGHLVTDINQGALPAMLPFFIAAYDLSYAAAAGIVFAANMTSSIVQPLFGHAADRFSKPWLLSVGLILAGMGLALCGMFQSYHWIMFLAIVSGIGIAAYHPEAARLVNFAAGTRKGTAMSLFGVGGTIGFAIGPVIVTTALLQWGLKGTLVLIVPVSIMALVMASQFSAFESLETRRSRDRSVSDTEDFKDNWGAFSRLTITIIGRSIIFYGLNTFIPIYWINALNQSKAAGAMALTIFAGSGILGNLLGGNLADRIGQKKVMLLGFFGLTLLLPMLIMTNTAQVAMLLLIPIGLMLYGTYSPSIVLGQNYLPNRVGLSSGVTLGVAVAIGGGAAPVIGRIADLYGIWFSLVSIAFLPIFFCAIVLSLPNPQRRISKDAHRKPLPATQKA